The proteins below come from a single Parazoarcus communis genomic window:
- a CDS encoding FKBP-type peptidyl-prolyl cis-trans isomerase, with protein sequence MSQTVADNSLVTLHYRITLTNGQPLISTFEATPATLQLGAGEMLPAMEKLIVGLEVGSNHVFELEPENAFGPHREELVERVKREHMPAEEIEAMSIMEFSAPDGSRYSGLVREIDAESALIDFNHPLAGKNIRFEVKIIGTS encoded by the coding sequence GTGAGCCAGACCGTTGCCGACAACAGCCTTGTCACCCTTCACTACCGCATCACGCTGACCAATGGCCAACCGCTGATCAGCACCTTCGAGGCCACCCCCGCCACCCTGCAACTCGGCGCGGGCGAGATGCTGCCGGCAATGGAGAAGCTGATCGTGGGGCTCGAAGTGGGCAGCAACCATGTCTTCGAACTCGAACCCGAGAACGCATTCGGCCCCCACCGCGAGGAACTGGTGGAGCGGGTAAAGCGCGAACACATGCCTGCGGAAGAGATCGAAGCCATGAGTATTATGGAGTTCAGCGCGCCCGACGGGTCGCGCTACTCCGGACTGGTGCGCGAAATCGATGCAGAATCGGCGCTGATCGACTTCAACCACCCGCTCGCGGGAAAGAACATCCGCTTCGAAGTGAAGATCATCGGCACCTCGTGA